The proteins below come from a single Euleptes europaea isolate rEulEur1 chromosome 5, rEulEur1.hap1, whole genome shotgun sequence genomic window:
- the LOC130477356 gene encoding 60S ribosomal protein L7-like produces the protein MAGEEAKKKVPSIPESLVKKRKAFPDIKAKCLKRRLVQKKLRKDERKLIYKRAQAYNKEHRQMYRREIHMARMACKVGNYYVPAEPKLAFVIRIRGINGVSPKVRKVLQLLRLRQIFNGTFVKLNKASINMLRIVEPYIAWGYPNLKSVLELIYKRGYGKINKQRVALTDNSLIKRCLKKHGIICTKDLIHEIYTVGKNFKAANNFLWPFKLSSPRGGMKKKTTHFVEVGDAGNMEDQINRLIRRMN, from the coding sequence ATGGCGGGTGAAGAAGCAAAAAAGAAGGTGCCTTCGATTCCAGAAAGTCTCGTGAAGAAAAGGAAGGCTTTTCCAGATATAAAGGCCAAATGTCTGAAGAGACGGTTGGTTCAAAAGAAGTTGCGAAAGGATGAACGAAAACTCATCTATAAAAGAGCTCAGGCCTATAACAAAGAACACAGGCAGATGTATAGACGTGAGATTCACATGGCTCGAATGGCTTGCAAAGTTGGCAATTACTATGTACCTGCTGAACCCAAATTGGCATTTGTAATCAGAATCAGAGGCATTAATGGTGTCAGTCCCAAGGTTCGCAAGGTACTGCAGCTTCTTCGTCTGCGTCAAATTTTCAATGGGACATTTGTGAAACTCAACAAAGCATCCATTAACATGCTGAGGATTGTTGAACCCTACATTGCATGGGGTTATCCCAACTTAAAATCTGTGCTTGAACTAATCTACAAGCGAGGCTATGGCAAGATCAACAAACAGCGTGTTGCTTTGACTGACAATTCTTTGATCAAGAGATGTCTGAAAAAGCATGGCATCATTTGCACGAAAGATCTGATCCATGAAATCTATACTGTTGGTAAAAActtcaaggcagcaaacaacTTCCTCTGGCCATTCAAGCTGTCTTCTCCACGGGGTGGAATGAAGAAGAAAACTACCCACTTTGTAGAAGTGGGTGATGCAGGAAACATGGAAGACCAGATTAACAGACTCATAAGAAGAATGAATTAA